A window of Microcystis aeruginosa FD4 contains these coding sequences:
- a CDS encoding plasmid replication protein, CyRepA1 family yields MKYLEEWRDSGVDAELIDLNVTGLAGLSPSEYLLYSQELPRRNDGRVRDGILKRYEHTSQGGWWCSGIDLLTGNYDLWGCFKPDFPRLSFDKAKPIKYEHPPQTPTGVFALRVPLKIWQRIAQRISINILTEEVDNKQEDIGFWSWVMKHPEIPICLTEGAKKAGALLTAGYVTIALPGIHNGYRTPKDELGRRIGKSHLIPQLEKLANSGRKIYLVFDQETKPKNQQAVNLALQRMGYLFSQANCQVKVVSWDAADGKGVDDLLINRGEDYFQQVYQKATSWEIWKAASLNSLTLPPHLELNSRYLPDIYIPTSAQLMAIKSAKGTGKTEFLAKIVKQAIANQQKVLVIGHRVKLVEELCQRFGLNYISKIRDNPAAKIYGYGLCIDSLHPQSQAKFQAEDWQGAIIIIDEIEQVLWHGLNGDTCKTNRVAILKSLKSLLQNVVSSGGKVLVADADLSDISLDYLTSLAAIELETFLISNEWKPSYQEAWRVYNYSDNTPQQLVKDLVKHIKEGGKPFVCLSAQKLTSKWGTITLESYLKKQFPQKKILRIDSESLQDSSHAAYQAIGNLNQLLLNYDIVLASPAIETGISIDLQQHFTSVWCLAQGIQTPTSIAQFLGRIRENIPRYIWSAAYGFNQVGNGSTSIPKLLTSGHRLTEVNIRLLHQSDLESLEDLDTSFQAESLLCWAKMAVRVNAYMLNYRQSILGILQAEGHRIKERNQEEELEINNQLTEAIEEIREHNYRSECEAIASAAEITESEYRWLKKQLIKSVKERRIIRKYDLYKRYGLPVTPQLVIKDDQGWYQELRLHYFLTIGRQFLCDRDALIARKLIESGHGSLFIPDFNGSQLGVIIGTLEVLGIPVLLANPERELTNHDADLQKMAEIAIKNRNEIKTITKINLSNTSRPLTIIRNCLNLLGYELTSKGSQRIAKKSLKVYQIVAPQDGREQVFQQWLFRDEKCAGSSEIWYEDYLFSLTQKPSLGEPENAYIQLSLEFSLAMDKLPI; encoded by the coding sequence ATGAAATATTTAGAAGAATGGCGTGATAGCGGGGTGGATGCGGAGTTAATCGATCTCAATGTCACCGGTTTAGCGGGGTTATCTCCCAGTGAATACCTACTCTACTCCCAAGAATTACCGCGACGCAATGATGGCAGGGTTAGGGATGGTATTCTCAAGCGTTATGAACATACCAGTCAAGGCGGTTGGTGGTGTTCAGGAATTGACTTATTAACGGGTAATTATGACCTTTGGGGCTGTTTTAAGCCCGATTTTCCCCGTTTAAGCTTCGATAAGGCTAAACCGATTAAGTACGAACATCCCCCCCAAACCCCTACGGGAGTCTTTGCTTTGCGGGTTCCCCTGAAAATTTGGCAAAGGATAGCCCAGCGTATCAGTATTAATATTTTAACTGAAGAAGTGGATAATAAGCAAGAAGATATCGGTTTTTGGTCTTGGGTAATGAAACATCCAGAGATACCTATTTGTCTTACGGAAGGAGCGAAAAAAGCGGGAGCATTACTAACAGCAGGTTATGTGACAATTGCCTTACCCGGGATTCACAATGGTTATCGTACTCCCAAGGACGAATTAGGTAGGAGAATCGGCAAATCTCATCTAATTCCGCAGCTAGAAAAATTAGCTAATTCCGGACGAAAGATTTATCTAGTTTTTGATCAAGAAACTAAACCAAAGAACCAACAAGCGGTTAATTTAGCTTTACAGAGAATGGGTTATCTATTCAGTCAGGCTAACTGTCAGGTAAAGGTAGTTAGTTGGGATGCTGCTGACGGTAAAGGGGTGGATGATTTACTAATCAATCGAGGAGAAGATTACTTCCAACAAGTCTATCAAAAAGCCACCTCTTGGGAAATTTGGAAGGCAGCGAGTTTAAATAGTTTAACTCTCCCACCTCATCTAGAGTTAAATAGCCGTTACTTGCCAGATATTTATATTCCTACATCAGCGCAGTTAATGGCGATTAAATCGGCTAAAGGTACGGGAAAAACTGAGTTTTTAGCCAAGATAGTTAAACAGGCTATTGCCAATCAACAAAAAGTTTTAGTTATCGGTCATCGGGTGAAACTGGTAGAGGAATTATGTCAACGCTTTGGTTTAAACTATATCAGCAAAATTAGGGATAATCCTGCGGCAAAAATTTACGGTTATGGTTTATGTATTGACTCTCTCCATCCCCAATCACAGGCTAAATTTCAAGCGGAAGATTGGCAAGGAGCTATTATTATTATCGATGAGATCGAACAAGTCCTATGGCATGGGTTAAATGGGGATACTTGTAAAACTAATCGTGTAGCAATTTTAAAGTCTTTAAAGTCCCTGCTGCAAAATGTGGTCAGCAGTGGGGGAAAAGTCTTAGTTGCTGATGCTGATTTAAGTGATATTTCCCTAGATTATTTAACTTCTCTAGCGGCAATTGAACTAGAAACTTTCTTGATTAGTAACGAGTGGAAACCCAGTTATCAAGAAGCTTGGCGAGTTTATAACTACTCTGATAATACTCCCCAACAGCTAGTTAAGGATTTAGTCAAACATATTAAAGAGGGAGGAAAACCTTTTGTTTGTCTATCGGCACAAAAGTTAACCAGCAAATGGGGAACAATTACCCTAGAATCTTATCTAAAAAAGCAATTTCCTCAAAAGAAAATTCTGCGGATAGATTCAGAGTCATTGCAAGATTCTAGTCACGCTGCTTATCAAGCGATTGGCAATTTAAATCAGTTGTTGCTTAACTATGATATAGTTCTAGCTAGTCCTGCGATCGAAACGGGAATTAGTATTGATCTTCAGCAACACTTTACCTCGGTTTGGTGTTTAGCACAAGGGATTCAAACTCCCACTTCTATCGCTCAATTTTTAGGGAGAATTAGGGAGAATATTCCTCGTTATATTTGGTCAGCAGCCTACGGATTTAATCAGGTGGGCAATGGTTCCACTTCTATCCCCAAACTTCTCACCTCTGGACACCGACTAACGGAGGTTAATATTCGCTTACTACACCAATCAGATTTAGAATCTCTAGAGGATTTAGATACAAGTTTTCAAGCGGAATCTCTCCTCTGCTGGGCTAAAATGGCTGTGCGAGTAAATGCTTATATGCTTAATTATCGTCAGTCAATTCTAGGAATTTTACAAGCAGAAGGCCATAGAATTAAAGAACGAAATCAGGAAGAAGAACTAGAAATAAATAATCAGTTAACAGAAGCAATCGAGGAAATTAGGGAACATAATTATCGTTCTGAATGCGAGGCAATTGCCAGCGCAGCCGAGATAACGGAATCAGAATATCGTTGGCTAAAAAAACAGTTAATTAAGTCAGTAAAAGAAAGGAGAATTATCAGGAAATATGACCTATACAAACGCTATGGGCTCCCCGTCACCCCGCAATTAGTGATTAAAGATGATCAGGGATGGTATCAAGAACTACGCCTACATTACTTTTTGACAATTGGGCGACAATTTTTGTGTGATCGAGATGCTTTAATTGCGCGTAAACTGATAGAATCTGGTCACGGAAGTTTATTTATTCCTGATTTTAATGGTAGTCAATTAGGAGTGATTATCGGGACGTTAGAAGTGTTAGGAATTCCCGTATTATTAGCTAATCCTGAAAGAGAATTAACTAATCATGATGCCGACTTACAAAAAATGGCCGAAATCGCCATTAAAAACCGCAACGAGATTAAAACTATCACCAAGATTAATCTCTCTAATACTTCCCGTCCTCTGACGATTATTCGTAATTGTTTGAACTTGTTAGGTTATGAATTAACCAGCAAGGGCAGCCAGAGAATTGCTAAAAAATCGCTAAAAGTTTATCAGATTGTTGCCCCTCAGGATGGTAGAGAACAAGTGTTTCAACAATGGTTATTTAGAGACGAAAAATGTGCGGGAAGTTCTGAGATTTGGTATGAGGACTATCTCTTTTCTCTCACCCAGAAACCATCTCTAGGCGAACCGGAAAATGCTTATATTCAATTAAGTCTAGAATTTAGTCTAGCTATGGATAAATTGCCTATTTAA
- a CDS encoding GNAT family N-acetyltransferase, with protein MIIREAKETDLPTIIEIYNAAVPTRKATADLKPISLESRREWFEKHDPEQYPIWVIVIEGRVMGWLSLQMFYGRVAYQKTAEVSLYIAPDYQGRGIGKLLVEYALERCPQLGISNLICIIFAHNQASICLFEKFGFQRWGYLPQIAALDDFLADVVILGKKVA; from the coding sequence ATGATTATTCGCGAGGCTAAAGAAACAGATTTACCAACAATTATCGAGATTTATAATGCTGCTGTTCCCACTCGCAAGGCAACCGCAGATTTAAAGCCTATTTCCCTCGAAAGTCGGCGAGAATGGTTTGAAAAGCACGATCCTGAACAGTATCCCATCTGGGTAATAGTGATCGAAGGTCGGGTGATGGGTTGGCTAAGTTTACAGATGTTTTATGGTCGTGTCGCTTACCAAAAAACGGCAGAGGTTAGTTTATATATTGCCCCCGATTATCAAGGTCGTGGAATCGGTAAATTATTAGTAGAATATGCCTTGGAGCGCTGTCCCCAATTGGGTATATCTAATCTTATCTGTATTATTTTTGCCCACAATCAAGCCAGTATTTGTCTCTTTGAAAAATTCGGCTTTCAACGATGGGGTTATTTACCCCAAATTGCCGCTCTAGACGATTTTCTGGCTGATGTGGTCATTTTAGGGAAAAAAGTCGCTTAA
- a CDS encoding translocation/assembly module TamB domain-containing protein has protein sequence MSNSPGDPSPRPNLFLSIGRFFRRPSTLIVGGITLLGITSLGYFTTRYLVYERLTPILDNIFSEMLHRPVRVGKIEGFYFNRIRIGKSEIPATANSADSLSIDAIELGLNPLPLLLGLPLPIDVKLINPSIYLDQDKNGQWLDDLDKISSNFDREAPIRLNLGFQVEKAAITIQPHALKKPIEIKADGQGRFIDNQKQPLTYNFSAEILKSQVKIQGETALKTGESLTNLQIDRLNLGELLTLIPNRNFQLNQGQLNANIALNIPSWAKLNQSQGNGNFHLTEVVGKFQPFQYPIKLTTKLNLRGDKVLVEQAIASIGKIKTEVRGEVNWQTGYHLNVALESVDLQQLLRIIYLQSPLDLRGEARSTFQVTGKLDQPLIKGTVSNSKPIIFEQIPIQSITSNFETNLNRLSLDKIQIKPLAGGEIKGEGKLQLNLLQSLQKNQPLDGTKMPINLNLQANFPTRKILSQLATIPAKININDLQATIKARGSLGLPELLINWQIPTVNQSGLLNVAGEGKVFLGGNKINLTDTVIKTNGGRLQVNANSDFTSKLVRAKITGNNFLLTPFVPIVCQYVDSICPYLETLEPLNLETANIQVSGKIDQLNINTLNGIANLGISGKQGTILVNSQVLQGNFQAKAVLAGLPINSLLPNLPTQVKLLRSQINLQGYLGELLNNKNNIFSSWQGQGNLELLVDNNPLIATAKLNQGFLTGTVNTGGISLNPLVKNLTVPVSLGRAKISFAGGINSLISGTLTDLKTWRGEGDIQLFVNNQYLRTTTQLEQGILSGIVNTAGLNLNPFLPKINIPVSLGKTQVNFTGAINNLLAGKIPNLSTVNARVDTHLLVDNNPINTAIQLNNGIFNILGSLERFQTNIPLALNIEQTRFQATGNAQTIFDSLLEKRLNLSSVKAVFNSRINVAKGEIKAKAQLNNNFWQSDIIAANLDPAAVLGQLPGIKSISIPNLDFSANLAGNIKEIWQGVTPIQVNNLSAQWGENSFDVRGNILLANLTSQPDIAEVNLNLQAKTDLAAVPLTQIISLLPIDSNLKPRESTLTGIGEFQGQITGKNLLTAWQKVGNIQITGDINLANFSINDRPFEPILKGSMQAGIGQNISLNLRGNQDIIDLTFDPCQQNNCLLPYLPLGINIRQAFGNETPFLATAKRSGENLNVQIADFPLEILKISPTAAYNIPGIIAGQVNANLDINLFNLQGQGQLEINRPSLGNLIGEKLTANLVYRDSMVQLQAGSLQVGASQYNLQGLFNWQTQAIEAKLRVDQGYIQDLLSVASIYDLTSLINFFSSENNPAIQLSPLEVGNPEASLAQQVNLRAKIEEIIQQLAGERGVVGIPSELDFRGRYQANIALTGTLKNPDLSVKFQGNRWEWRPQRPTVNIVNPLGIVTTDTQLIPIDEVTINLNLNRQLLRIEPMRLKSRDSSVFLAGDFSLKKVEGTFAVENLSLDLLRNFVQFPLDVSGSLKTQGQIAGTLLNPRIQGNFAFIDGAINAQNINQDIIGLFTYNQYRFDLRTTSSESIQLYASIPYPPLPGNDQLKIQAKLGTDAIKLIEAISQNAIEWVNGEGEVVLSATGRLDIKEGLKIKDLEANGIVTLNNAAIRSVAFPEILTVNGRIGLTPENLTVEELQGSIADRQISVVGVLPFFQAIKNNPNPLTVNIQEGDIAINGLYRGLIAGNAMVTGTIQQPIIGGNVRLSKGKVFLPRTPEINQETDKPVSRWLQPLNIPQTTNITPVLNNFQVSLAGLSIEQEPLYQFDFSGALTLNGPLTPLEKLQTNGVINLERGRVSYIDTRFLLNRRNQNVIVFDSSRGLGILNPFVDIQLRTILSEFSQSRDFAISRPGGDFPSNEIPDDSLNRIQRIDVTLSVEGELNRLLPNLGRNINEVCQIRPDSPPFPLEENYTNAELQKAANCLQAVAFARGEDEGLLNTPLVKLTSTPPRSQGEIVRLLGEQLLSVFNGLQGKNTEQLIQFGVVQLAIPLLAQGVVYDVENAVSNAIGATDFNILPNLETVYRVNSQSFIRFSYDYNLNEFTVRYQTQF, from the coding sequence ATGAGTAACTCCCCTGGTGATCCTTCTCCTCGTCCTAATCTTTTTCTGAGTATCGGTCGATTTTTCCGCCGGCCTTCTACTTTAATTGTCGGGGGAATTACTCTCCTGGGAATTACTTCCCTTGGCTATTTTACGACTCGTTATTTAGTTTATGAACGTCTCACCCCAATTTTAGACAATATCTTCAGTGAAATGCTGCACAGACCCGTCAGGGTAGGTAAGATAGAGGGCTTTTATTTTAATCGCATTCGTATCGGTAAATCGGAAATTCCAGCTACGGCCAATTCTGCTGATAGTTTATCTATTGATGCGATCGAATTGGGATTAAATCCGCTGCCCTTACTTTTAGGTCTGCCGCTGCCGATTGATGTCAAGTTAATTAATCCCAGTATTTATCTCGATCAGGATAAAAATGGTCAATGGCTCGATGATTTAGATAAAATATCTAGTAACTTTGATCGGGAGGCACCCATTAGATTAAATCTGGGTTTTCAGGTGGAGAAGGCAGCTATTACTATCCAACCCCACGCCCTGAAAAAACCGATAGAAATTAAGGCCGATGGTCAAGGAAGATTTATTGATAATCAAAAGCAGCCTCTTACCTATAATTTTAGCGCAGAAATCCTCAAAAGTCAAGTAAAAATTCAAGGAGAAACGGCGTTAAAAACGGGTGAAAGCCTAACTAATCTTCAGATTGATCGTTTAAACTTAGGTGAACTATTAACTTTAATTCCTAATCGCAATTTTCAATTAAATCAAGGACAATTAAATGCTAATATTGCTCTCAATATTCCCAGTTGGGCAAAGCTAAATCAAAGTCAAGGAAATGGCAATTTTCATCTGACAGAAGTGGTGGGAAAATTCCAACCTTTTCAGTATCCAATTAAGCTAACAACTAAATTAAATTTACGGGGAGATAAAGTATTAGTCGAACAAGCGATCGCAAGTATTGGCAAGATTAAAACTGAGGTGAGAGGAGAAGTAAATTGGCAAACTGGTTATCATCTCAATGTCGCTCTAGAATCGGTGGATTTACAACAGCTTTTAAGAATTATTTATCTGCAATCACCTCTAGATTTACGGGGAGAAGCACGATCTACTTTTCAAGTGACAGGAAAATTAGATCAACCTCTAATTAAAGGAACCGTTAGCAACAGCAAACCGATTATTTTTGAGCAAATTCCCATTCAATCAATAACCAGTAATTTTGAAACAAATCTCAATCGTCTTAGTTTAGATAAAATTCAAATTAAACCCCTCGCAGGTGGAGAAATTAAAGGGGAAGGAAAATTGCAGTTAAATCTTCTACAATCCCTGCAAAAAAATCAACCTCTTGACGGGACAAAAATGCCGATTAATTTGAATTTACAAGCTAATTTTCCCACGAGAAAAATTTTATCTCAATTGGCAACAATTCCCGCTAAAATTAATATAAACGATCTGCAAGCTACGATTAAAGCTAGAGGTAGTTTAGGACTGCCAGAACTGTTAATTAATTGGCAAATACCGACGGTTAATCAGTCAGGATTGCTCAATGTTGCTGGGGAGGGTAAAGTATTTTTAGGTGGCAACAAAATAAATTTAACCGATACGGTGATTAAAACAAATGGCGGCAGACTACAGGTTAATGCTAATAGTGATTTTACTAGCAAATTAGTCCGGGCAAAAATCACGGGTAATAACTTTTTATTGACTCCTTTTGTGCCTATTGTTTGTCAATATGTAGATAGTATTTGCCCCTACCTAGAAACCCTAGAACCCTTAAATTTAGAGACAGCTAATATTCAAGTTAGTGGCAAAATTGACCAACTAAATATTAATACTTTAAACGGAATTGCTAACTTAGGAATTAGCGGTAAACAAGGCACAATTTTAGTCAATAGTCAAGTATTGCAAGGAAATTTTCAGGCTAAAGCTGTCTTAGCGGGATTGCCGATTAATTCCCTATTGCCTAACTTACCAACTCAGGTTAAATTACTGCGATCGCAGATTAATTTACAAGGTTATTTAGGGGAATTACTGAATAATAAAAATAATATTTTTAGCAGTTGGCAAGGTCAAGGTAATCTGGAGTTATTAGTGGATAATAATCCTTTAATTGCTACAGCCAAACTGAATCAAGGTTTCCTGACAGGAACAGTCAACACCGGGGGAATTAGTCTCAATCCTCTAGTGAAAAATTTAACAGTTCCCGTCAGTTTAGGCAGGGCAAAAATCAGCTTTGCTGGTGGAATAAATTCTCTGATTAGTGGTACTTTAACGGATTTAAAAACTTGGCGCGGAGAGGGCGATATACAGTTATTTGTCAATAATCAATACCTAAGAACGACAACCCAACTGGAACAAGGTATTTTAAGCGGTATAGTTAATACGGCTGGCCTTAACTTAAATCCGTTTTTACCCAAGATAAATATTCCTGTTAGTTTAGGAAAAACCCAAGTCAATTTCACTGGTGCAATCAATAATTTACTAGCGGGAAAAATCCCTAATTTGTCCACCGTCAATGCTAGGGTAGATACTCACTTATTAGTAGATAATAATCCGATTAATACGGCTATTCAATTAAACAACGGTATTTTTAATATTCTCGGTAGCTTAGAGCGATTTCAGACTAATATTCCCCTAGCGTTGAATATTGAACAAACGAGGTTTCAAGCAACAGGAAATGCCCAAACTATTTTCGACTCCCTGCTAGAAAAACGACTTAACTTAAGCAGTGTCAAAGCAGTTTTTAACTCTCGTATTAATGTAGCAAAAGGAGAAATTAAAGCTAAGGCACAACTGAATAATAATTTCTGGCAAAGTGATATTATTGCCGCTAATCTTGATCCCGCTGCCGTACTAGGACAATTGCCAGGAATAAAATCAATCTCGATTCCCAACTTAGATTTTAGTGCCAATTTAGCGGGAAACATTAAAGAAATTTGGCAGGGAGTAACACCGATTCAGGTTAATAATCTCTCGGCACAGTGGGGAGAAAATAGCTTTGATGTGCGAGGAAATATTCTTTTAGCTAATCTTACCAGTCAACCCGATATCGCTGAGGTTAACTTAAATCTACAGGCAAAAACCGACCTTGCTGCTGTACCGCTAACGCAGATTATATCGCTTTTACCGATTGATTCTAACCTAAAACCCAGAGAATCGACACTGACAGGGATCGGAGAATTTCAAGGACAAATCACAGGAAAAAATCTCTTAACTGCTTGGCAAAAAGTGGGAAATATCCAAATCACAGGAGATATAAATTTAGCTAACTTTAGCATTAATGATCGACCCTTTGAACCTATCTTAAAAGGAAGTATGCAAGCAGGAATCGGTCAAAATATTAGTTTAAATCTGCGGGGAAATCAGGACATTATTGACCTAACTTTCGATCCTTGTCAACAAAATAATTGTCTGCTGCCCTATCTTCCCTTAGGGATAAATATTCGCCAAGCTTTTGGAAATGAAACTCCTTTTCTAGCAACAGCTAAACGAAGCGGAGAAAATTTAAATGTTCAGATTGCCGATTTTCCCCTAGAAATCCTGAAAATATCTCCCACGGCAGCCTACAATATTCCGGGGATTATTGCTGGACAAGTGAATGCTAATCTAGACATCAATTTATTTAACTTACAGGGACAGGGACAACTAGAGATTAATCGACCTAGTTTAGGTAACTTAATCGGAGAAAAATTAACGGCAAATTTGGTTTATCGGGATTCCATGGTTCAACTGCAAGCGGGGAGTTTACAAGTGGGTGCAAGTCAATATAATCTGCAAGGTTTATTTAATTGGCAAACCCAAGCAATAGAAGCTAAACTCAGGGTAGATCAAGGTTATATTCAAGATTTATTATCAGTTGCTAGTATTTATGATTTAACCAGTTTAATCAACTTTTTCTCCTCAGAGAATAACCCAGCTATTCAACTTAGTCCCCTAGAAGTAGGTAATCCCGAAGCTTCCCTAGCACAACAGGTAAATTTGCGGGCAAAAATTGAAGAAATAATCCAGCAATTAGCAGGGGAAAGAGGGGTAGTCGGGATACCTTCCGAACTAGATTTTCGCGGCCGTTATCAAGCAAATATAGCCTTAACTGGGACTTTAAAAAATCCAGATCTTAGCGTAAAATTTCAGGGCAATAGATGGGAATGGCGACCCCAAAGACCGACAGTAAATATTGTTAACCCTCTAGGAATTGTCACCACCGATACCCAATTAATTCCTATTGATGAAGTAACAATTAATCTTAACTTAAATCGTCAGTTGCTCAGGATAGAACCGATGAGACTAAAATCACGAGATTCTTCCGTATTTTTAGCGGGTGATTTTTCCCTAAAAAAAGTAGAGGGAACTTTTGCCGTGGAAAATCTTTCTCTGGATCTCTTGAGAAATTTTGTGCAGTTTCCCTTGGATGTATCCGGTAGTCTAAAAACTCAAGGACAAATTGCAGGAACCTTATTAAATCCTCGTATTCAGGGTAATTTTGCCTTTATTGATGGTGCAATTAATGCCCAAAATATTAATCAGGATATAATTGGTTTATTTACCTATAATCAGTATCGTTTTGATTTGCGGACAACCTCCTCCGAATCAATCCAACTCTATGCCAGCATTCCCTATCCTCCCTTACCGGGTAATGATCAATTAAAAATCCAAGCAAAATTGGGAACCGATGCAATCAAATTGATTGAAGCTATTAGTCAAAACGCCATCGAATGGGTTAATGGTGAGGGGGAGGTAGTTCTTTCAGCGACGGGAAGATTAGATATAAAAGAAGGCTTAAAAATCAAAGATTTAGAAGCAAATGGTATAGTTACTCTCAATAATGCCGCTATCCGTAGTGTTGCTTTTCCAGAGATTTTAACCGTAAATGGCCGCATTGGGTTAACCCCTGAAAACTTAACAGTAGAGGAATTACAAGGCTCGATCGCTGACAGACAAATTTCTGTGGTGGGAGTTTTACCTTTCTTTCAAGCCATCAAAAATAATCCTAATCCCTTAACAGTTAATATTCAAGAGGGAGATATAGCAATTAATGGCCTTTATCGGGGATTAATTGCTGGGAATGCCATGGTAACGGGAACAATTCAGCAACCAATTATCGGGGGGAATGTGCGTCTTTCTAAGGGTAAAGTTTTTCTTCCTCGCACCCCAGAAATTAATCAAGAAACGGATAAACCGGTGAGTCGCTGGCTGCAGCCTCTCAACATTCCTCAGACGACCAATATTACTCCAGTTTTAAATAATTTCCAAGTGTCTTTAGCAGGATTATCCATCGAACAAGAACCTTTGTATCAATTTGATTTTAGTGGTGCTTTAACCTTGAACGGTCCGCTCACTCCACTAGAGAAATTACAAACCAATGGAGTGATTAATCTCGAGCGAGGACGGGTTAGCTATATCGATACTCGTTTTCTTCTTAACCGACGCAATCAAAATGTTATTGTTTTCGATTCTAGTCGCGGTTTGGGAATTTTAAACCCCTTTGTTGATATTCAACTGCGAACAATTCTCAGCGAATTTTCTCAATCTCGCGATTTTGCTATCTCCCGTCCGGGGGGGGATTTTCCTAGTAATGAAATTCCCGATGATAGCCTCAATCGCATTCAAAGGATCGATGTCACCCTCAGCGTTGAAGGGGAATTAAATCGCTTGCTACCAAATTTAGGCCGTAATATCAATGAAGTGTGCCAAATTCGTCCCGATAGTCCACCTTTTCCCCTAGAGGAAAACTATACAAATGCAGAATTACAAAAAGCTGCTAATTGTCTACAAGCAGTGGCTTTTGCTAGAGGTGAAGACGAGGGACTGCTTAATACTCCCCTAGTTAAATTAACCAGCACTCCCCCCCGCAGCCAAGGGGAAATCGTTCGACTTTTGGGGGAACAATTGCTGTCGGTTTTTAATGGTCTACAGGGGAAAAATACGGAACAATTAATTCAATTTGGAGTGGTTCAGTTGGCGATTCCCCTCTTAGCCCAAGGAGTCGTGTATGATGTGGAGAATGCGGTTAGTAATGCGATCGGAGCAACGGATTTTAATATTCTTCCCAATTTGGAAACCGTCTATCGAGTCAATTCCCAGTCTTTTATCCGCTTCTCCTACGATTACAATTTGAATGAGTTTACCGTCCGCTATCAAACTCAATTTTAA
- a CDS encoding DUF3747 domain-containing protein, protein MKARLSIALTALMTLGITSTAAVNFDEQDIEQTQVIAIARPYGGNKFDLLVLEQIQGKQKCWSESGSNPVMIDPLLLNFDFTGICRRATDSNGYSIRLDGRDFGLDYILRIVERNGELYLVGTPRDARRPELVVGRTRGMQTGFMKIILEPGWRFSRRTFQGKSLGHFYFSGKEAEVLAAAGRPPVSETTPPPSSGSSFQDISGDIYKTEIEKAIALGVVAGFKEDNTFRPENPVTREQFVSMIIEGMGTVTKINLEEIPPGSGSFNDVEATRWSAKKIQWARANGIVAGKANGEFRPTDPITRAELMAILKQAATYLKTQQKQAPNLAQTKTPVNFSDTSGHWAASLITQMSGFCGVASPLNEQGSAFVPNDPARRNYAAAAIVRTLDCVKTAKK, encoded by the coding sequence ATGAAAGCCAGATTATCGATCGCCCTAACCGCCCTAATGACCTTGGGCATAACTTCCACAGCAGCGGTCAACTTTGACGAACAGGACATCGAGCAGACCCAGGTAATAGCGATCGCTCGTCCCTACGGAGGTAATAAATTTGACCTGCTAGTCTTGGAACAAATCCAGGGAAAACAGAAGTGTTGGAGCGAAAGCGGCTCAAATCCCGTCATGATTGACCCGCTGCTCCTCAACTTTGACTTTACCGGCATTTGTCGCCGCGCCACCGATAGCAATGGTTATTCTATCCGTCTCGATGGCCGGGATTTTGGGCTAGATTACATCTTGCGTATTGTGGAACGCAATGGCGAATTATACTTAGTGGGAACTCCCCGGGATGCTCGCAGACCCGAATTAGTGGTGGGAAGAACCCGAGGAATGCAAACAGGATTTATGAAAATTATCCTCGAACCGGGTTGGAGATTTAGCCGTCGTACTTTCCAAGGCAAAAGTTTAGGCCACTTCTACTTTAGCGGCAAAGAAGCGGAAGTTCTCGCGGCCGCCGGCAGACCTCCCGTCAGTGAAACCACTCCTCCCCCCAGTTCTGGGTCCAGTTTCCAGGATATTAGCGGCGATATTTATAAAACTGAGATTGAAAAAGCGATCGCGCTTGGGGTAGTGGCCGGTTTTAAAGAAGATAACACCTTCCGCCCCGAAAATCCCGTCACTAGGGAACAATTCGTCTCGATGATTATTGAAGGGATGGGAACTGTCACCAAAATTAACCTAGAAGAGATTCCCCCCGGCAGCGGCAGTTTTAACGATGTGGAAGCGACGCGCTGGAGTGCCAAAAAAATCCAATGGGCCCGGGCCAATGGTATTGTTGCCGGCAAAGCTAACGGCGAATTCCGTCCCACCGACCCCATCACCAGGGCCGAATTGATGGCGATTCTCAAACAGGCCGCCACCTACCTAAAAACTCAGCAAAAACAAGCCCCCAATTTAGCCCAAACTAAAACCCCCGTCAATTTTTCCGATACTTCCGGTCACTGGGCTGCCAGTTTAATTACCCAGATGTCGGGATTTTGCGGTGTGGCCTCTCCCTTGAACGAACAGGGTAGTGCCTTTGTACCAAATGATCCCGCCCGTCGTAACTATGCGGCTGCTGCGATCGTCCGTACCCTCGATTGTGTTAAAACCGCCAAAAAATAA
- a CDS encoding transposase has protein sequence MTKSLKVLPNKVFRFIQQTLSSLIANLKSTSCQLMWDNFSDHLKEIYGQDKRILWTGAYFVASCGGVTIDQLKKYVENQDSPEY, from the coding sequence TTGACAAAAAGTCTAAAAGTCTTACCCAACAAGGTTTTTAGATTTATTCAGCAGACCCTAAGTAGTCTAATCGCTAACTTAAAATCAACTTCTTGCCAGCTGATGTGGGATAACTTTTCAGACCACTTGAAAGAGATATATGGTCAAGATAAGAGAATTTTGTGGACAGGGGCATATTTTGTGGCCAGTTGTGGCGGTGTCACAATAGACCAACTTAAGAAATATGTCGAGAATCAGGATTCCCCTGAATATTAG